In the Sulfitobacter pacificus genome, one interval contains:
- the tuf gene encoding elongation factor Tu, giving the protein MAKEKFERTKPHVNIGTIGHVDHGKTTLTAAITKYFGDFKAYDQIDGAPEEKARGITISTAHVEYETETRHYAHVDCPGHADYVKNMITGAAQMDGAILVVNAADGPMPQTREHILLGRQVGIPYMVVYMNKVDQVDDEELLELVEMEIRELLSSYEYPGDDIPVIPGSALAAMEGRDNAIGEDSIKKLMEAVDEYIPTPARAVDQPFLMPVEDVFSISGRGTVVTGRVERGVINVGDSIEIVGIRDTKTTTCTGVEMFRKLLDRGEAGDNVGVLLRGIDRDGVERGQVLCAPKSVNPHTKFEAEAYILTKEEGGRHTPFFANYRPQFYFRTTDVTGTVALPEGTEMVMPGDNLKFDVELIAPIAMEQGLRFAIREGGRTVGAGVVSKITE; this is encoded by the coding sequence ATGGCAAAGGAAAAGTTTGAACGCACGAAACCGCACGTCAACATCGGCACAATCGGCCACGTTGACCACGGCAAGACCACGCTGACCGCTGCGATCACCAAATATTTCGGTGACTTCAAAGCCTATGATCAGATCGACGGCGCGCCCGAAGAAAAAGCACGCGGCATCACCATCTCCACTGCCCACGTGGAATATGAGACAGAGACACGCCACTACGCGCACGTCGACTGCCCCGGCCACGCGGACTACGTCAAGAACATGATCACCGGTGCCGCCCAGATGGACGGCGCGATTCTGGTTGTGAACGCCGCTGACGGCCCAATGCCACAGACCCGCGAGCACATCCTGCTCGGCCGTCAGGTTGGTATCCCGTACATGGTTGTTTACATGAACAAAGTGGATCAGGTTGACGACGAAGAGCTGCTGGAACTGGTGGAAATGGAAATCCGCGAGCTGCTGTCTTCCTACGAATACCCTGGCGACGACATTCCTGTGATCCCTGGTTCCGCTCTGGCGGCGATGGAAGGCCGTGACAACGCCATCGGCGAAGATTCCATCAAGAAACTGATGGAAGCGGTTGACGAATATATCCCGACACCAGCACGTGCTGTTGACCAGCCGTTCCTGATGCCTGTGGAAGACGTCTTCTCGATCTCTGGCCGTGGTACAGTTGTGACCGGTCGTGTTGAGCGCGGCGTGATCAACGTGGGCGACAGCATCGAGATCGTTGGTATTCGCGACACGAAAACAACAACTTGCACGGGCGTTGAAATGTTCCGCAAGCTGCTGGATCGTGGTGAGGCCGGTGATAACGTTGGTGTTCTGCTGCGCGGTATCGACCGTGACGGCGTTGAGCGCGGTCAGGTTCTCTGCGCGCCCAAGTCTGTGAACCCACACACCAAGTTCGAGGCAGAAGCCTATATTCTGACCAAAGAAGAAGGTGGCCGTCACACGCCATTCTTTGCGAACTACCGTCCACAGTTCTACTTCCGTACCACGGATGTGACCGGTACCGTCGCGCTGCCAGAAGGCACTGAAATGGTAATGCCGGGTGACAACCTGAAGTTCGACGTTGAGCTGATCGCACCTATCGCGATGGAGCAGGGCCTGCGTTTCGCGATCCGCGAAGGTGGCCGTACTGTTGGCGCGGGCGTTGTGTCCAAGATCACTGAGTAA
- a CDS encoding CatB-related O-acetyltransferase translates to MPVSDTRPFAAPDTIYPISNADGSPLKGTVFLKPATRHPRMTVGEYTYASAFDPPEDWAARLAPYLFDFSPERLSIGKFCQIADGVTFITASANHRYDGISSFPFAIFGGGGMEGRPSLPEPGKDTVIGHDVWIGQGAKVLPGARIGNGVIIGAGAVVAGSVADYTIVAGNPAQQIRQRFSRAEVTRLNRIAWWDWPIDDILQHEGLIMAGNVAALEAVAP, encoded by the coding sequence ATGCCTGTTTCCGACACGCGGCCCTTTGCGGCACCCGACACAATCTACCCTATTTCCAATGCAGATGGCTCTCCACTGAAGGGGACTGTCTTTCTGAAACCAGCGACCCGACATCCCAGGATGACGGTGGGGGAATACACCTATGCCAGTGCCTTTGACCCGCCCGAGGATTGGGCGGCGCGTCTGGCACCGTATCTGTTTGATTTCAGCCCTGAACGGCTGAGCATCGGCAAATTCTGTCAGATTGCTGATGGGGTCACTTTCATCACAGCTTCTGCCAACCATCGCTATGACGGCATCTCCAGCTTTCCCTTTGCCATCTTCGGTGGGGGCGGAATGGAGGGGCGGCCCTCGCTGCCTGAGCCGGGCAAAGATACGGTGATCGGGCATGATGTCTGGATCGGGCAGGGGGCGAAGGTCCTCCCCGGTGCGCGTATCGGGAACGGGGTGATCATCGGTGCCGGTGCCGTGGTCGCGGGCAGCGTTGCGGATTATACGATTGTCGCGGGCAACCCAGCGCAGCAGATTAGGCAGCGGTTTTCCCGTGCAGAGGTCACGCGGCTGAACCGGATCGCATGGTGGGATTGGCCGATAGACGATATTCTGCAGCATGAGGGTTTGATCATGGCCGGTAATGTGGCTGCGCTAGAGGCGGTAGCACCTTAA
- the rpsJ gene encoding 30S ribosomal protein S10: MAQSQNIRIRLKAFDYRVLDSSTQEIVNTAKRTGASVRGPIPLPNKIEKFTVLRGPHVDKKSRDQFEIRTHKRLLDIVDPTPQTVDALMKLDLAAGVDVEIKLQS, translated from the coding sequence ATGGCACAAAGCCAAAATATCCGCATCCGGCTCAAGGCGTTTGACTATCGTGTGCTGGACAGCTCCACACAGGAAATCGTCAACACCGCCAAGCGTACCGGCGCATCTGTTCGCGGTCCGATTCCTCTGCCGAACAAGATTGAAAAATTCACCGTTTTGCGTGGTCCACACGTAGACAAGAAATCCCGTGACCAATTCGAGATCCGCACGCACAAGCGTCTGCTGGATATCGTTGATCCGACTCCCCAGACCGTTGACGCGCTGATGAAGCTCGACCTCGCCGCTGGTGTGGACGTCGAGATCAAGTTGCAGTCGTAA
- the rplC gene encoding 50S ribosomal protein L3, with protein sequence MLRSGVIAKKLGMTRLFMEDGKQIPVTVLHLDNLQVVAQRTIEKDGYVAVQLGAGTAKAKRTSQAMRGHFAAAKVEPKRKVAEFRVDADAMLPVGEEIIADHYFAGQYVDVAGTSIGKGFAGAMKRHNFGGLRATHGVSISHRSHGSTGQCQDPGKVFKGKKMAGHMGAARVTTQNLEIVKTDTERGLIMVKGAVPGSKGGWVTVKDAVKKPFPENAIVPAALASAAREAAKAAEEAAAAAAAEAEAEAARLAEEQAAAEAEALKAAEAEIASDKAEAGDQSEALDDTKKEGDA encoded by the coding sequence ATGTTGCGCTCAGGCGTTATTGCAAAGAAGTTGGGCATGACCCGACTGTTCATGGAAGATGGCAAGCAGATTCCTGTAACCGTTCTTCACCTCGATAACCTTCAGGTTGTTGCACAGCGTACCATCGAAAAGGACGGCTATGTTGCTGTTCAGCTTGGTGCCGGTACAGCGAAGGCCAAACGCACGTCACAGGCGATGCGCGGTCACTTTGCAGCAGCAAAGGTTGAACCAAAGCGCAAGGTTGCAGAATTCCGCGTTGACGCGGATGCGATGCTGCCAGTTGGCGAAGAGATCATTGCGGACCACTATTTCGCAGGTCAGTACGTTGATGTTGCAGGCACATCGATCGGTAAAGGTTTTGCCGGTGCGATGAAGCGTCACAACTTTGGCGGTCTGCGTGCGACACACGGTGTTTCGATTTCACACCGTTCGCATGGTTCTACAGGTCAGTGTCAGGATCCCGGTAAGGTTTTCAAAGGCAAGAAAATGGCCGGTCACATGGGTGCAGCCCGCGTGACAACGCAGAACCTCGAGATCGTGAAAACCGACACAGAGCGCGGTCTGATCATGGTCAAGGGCGCGGTTCCCGGTTCCAAAGGTGGATGGGTGACTGTCAAGGACGCGGTGAAAAAGCCGTTCCCTGAGAACGCTATTGTTCCAGCCGCATTGGCATCCGCCGCTCGTGAAGCCGCGAAAGCAGCTGAAGAAGCCGCCGCAGCCGCCGCCGCTGAAGCCGAAGCAGAAGCCGCACGTCTTGCTGAAGAGCAGGCCGCAGCCGAAGCCGAAGCGTTGAAAGCAGCCGAAGCGGAAATCGCGTCGGATAAAGCAGAAGCTGGTGACCAAAGCGAAGCTTTGGATGATACCAAGAAAGAAGGTGACGCATGA
- the rplD gene encoding 50S ribosomal protein L4: MKLDVIKLDGGKAGSVDLDEALFGLEPRADILHRVVRWQRNNAQAGTHKVKTRSEVSYSTKKIYRQKGTGGARHGARSAPIFRGGGVYKGPVVRSHGHELTKKFRKLGLRHALSAKAKAGELVIIEDANSEGKTAALAKQVSNLGWKRALIIDGATVNENFLQAARNIEGLDILPTMGANVYDILKRDTLVITKAGIEALEARLK, encoded by the coding sequence ATGAAACTCGATGTCATCAAACTCGACGGCGGCAAAGCCGGATCGGTAGACCTGGACGAGGCCCTGTTTGGTCTTGAGCCACGCGCCGACATCCTGCACCGCGTCGTCCGCTGGCAGCGCAACAACGCGCAGGCCGGTACACATAAGGTCAAGACGCGCTCTGAAGTGAGCTACTCTACCAAGAAGATCTATCGTCAGAAAGGTACCGGCGGCGCTCGTCACGGTGCACGTTCTGCACCGATCTTCCGCGGGGGTGGTGTTTACAAGGGGCCGGTTGTGCGTTCTCATGGTCATGAGCTGACCAAGAAGTTCCGCAAGCTGGGTCTGCGTCACGCATTGTCTGCAAAGGCAAAAGCGGGTGAGCTGGTCATTATCGAGGATGCAAATTCCGAAGGTAAGACAGCAGCATTGGCCAAGCAGGTCTCCAACCTTGGTTGGAAGCGGGCATTGATCATTGACGGCGCAACCGTCAACGAGAACTTCCTGCAAGCCGCGCGCAATATTGAAGGTTTGGACATCCTGCCGACAATGGGCGCTAACGTATATGATATCCTCAAGCGTGACACTCTGGTGATCACGAAGGCGGGCATCGAAGCATTGGAGGCCCGTTTGAAATGA
- a CDS encoding 50S ribosomal protein L23, which translates to MSAKHNHYDVIRKPIITEKATMASEANAVVFEVAIDSNKPMIKEAVEALFGVKVKAVNTTITKGKVKRFRGQIGKRKDVKKAYVTLEEGNTIDVSTGL; encoded by the coding sequence ATGAGCGCCAAGCACAACCACTATGACGTGATCCGCAAGCCGATCATCACTGAAAAAGCAACCATGGCTTCCGAAGCCAATGCTGTTGTTTTTGAAGTGGCAATCGACAGCAACAAGCCGATGATCAAAGAAGCTGTAGAAGCGCTCTTTGGTGTCAAGGTGAAGGCCGTGAACACGACCATCACCAAAGGCAAGGTCAAACGTTTCCGCGGCCAGATTGGTAAGCGTAAAGACGTGAAAAAGGCCTATGTGACGCTTGAAGAAGGCAACACAATCGACGTGTCCACAGGCCTGTAA
- a CDS encoding DUF2515 family protein — translation MPQDAAGEVYSRCPNNCAEAMAMANSEVDLMRRISNPIQRNVGITRSYQQLGAAMPDNWWVRLAGYVSVQGGCAMRRTQAWDAQTLGRAVVNPEQALAALGDANITIFESVYPPNKFMHECGYARLKECVESGEIDVDEDIMRGLEQIDQGNLQAGADILAEHEQVDVVQQVYNRHADVFDDLGTAEAIMPGDQTSIPIADHCTRDNLVSLGDLDIANPQDRVTYYGRLIRRMKALEGL, via the coding sequence ATGCCGCAAGATGCCGCTGGTGAGGTATATTCGCGCTGCCCCAATAATTGTGCCGAGGCCATGGCGATGGCCAATTCAGAGGTAGATCTGATGCGCCGGATCTCGAACCCGATCCAGCGCAACGTTGGCATCACGCGGTCTTATCAGCAGTTGGGCGCGGCGATGCCGGACAATTGGTGGGTACGGCTGGCGGGATATGTCTCGGTTCAGGGCGGCTGTGCGATGCGCCGCACACAGGCATGGGATGCGCAGACATTGGGTCGCGCCGTGGTAAACCCCGAACAGGCGCTGGCTGCGTTGGGCGATGCCAACATCACAATTTTCGAAAGCGTCTATCCGCCCAATAAGTTCATGCACGAATGCGGGTATGCGCGGCTGAAGGAATGTGTGGAAAGCGGTGAGATTGATGTTGATGAGGACATCATGCGCGGGCTGGAGCAGATTGATCAAGGCAACTTGCAGGCCGGCGCCGATATTCTGGCCGAACATGAACAGGTTGATGTGGTGCAACAAGTCTATAATCGGCATGCAGATGTGTTTGATGATTTGGGTACTGCAGAAGCAATTATGCCCGGCGATCAGACCAGTATTCCGATTGCGGATCACTGCACCCGCGACAATCTGGTCTCACTGGGGGATCTGGATATCGCCAACCCGCAGGACCGCGTTACCTACTATGGCCGTTTGATAAGACGGATGAAGGCACTGGAAGGGCTGTGA
- a CDS encoding cold-shock protein, which translates to MATGTVKWFNTTKGFGFIAPDGGSKDVFVHISAVEQAGLTGLSDDQKVTFDIEAGRDGRESATNIQLA; encoded by the coding sequence ATGGCCACTGGTACAGTCAAATGGTTCAACACAACTAAAGGCTTCGGCTTCATCGCGCCCGATGGCGGCAGCAAAGATGTCTTCGTACATATCTCTGCCGTAGAGCAAGCAGGCCTGACAGGTCTGTCCGATGATCAGAAAGTAACTTTCGACATCGAAGCGGGCCGCGATGGCCGCGAGAGCGCAACAAACATCCAGCTGGCATAA
- a CDS encoding GFA family protein: MGNLATGQCLCGVVKFRISGEFESFFFCHCTRCRKDSGSAHSANLFSSTAQITWVSGAESIRKFQLSGSRHVKCFCTDCGSALPFSHANEGLLVVPAGSLDSAISIKPDAHICMSSRADWDNDLSTLEQIDGLPI; the protein is encoded by the coding sequence ATGGGTAATCTGGCGACTGGGCAGTGCCTGTGTGGCGTTGTGAAATTCCGCATATCAGGAGAGTTCGAGAGCTTCTTTTTCTGTCATTGTACGCGCTGCCGCAAGGATAGTGGCTCCGCCCATTCAGCAAACCTGTTTTCGTCGACCGCTCAGATCACCTGGGTGTCCGGCGCGGAGAGTATCAGGAAGTTTCAGCTTTCCGGGTCACGGCATGTGAAGTGCTTTTGCACGGACTGCGGTTCCGCGCTGCCATTCTCCCACGCGAATGAAGGTCTGCTCGTTGTGCCGGCAGGGTCTCTCGATAGCGCGATCAGCATTAAGCCCGATGCGCATATTTGCATGTCAAGCCGCGCGGACTGGGACAACGACCTTTCCACCCTTGAACAGATCGACGGTTTGCCCATCTGA
- a CDS encoding WGR domain-containing protein, producing MYLTQMDKTSTNCRFYRIDLLPGLFGDWALVREWGRVGSAGQTRTDWFDDEAQAKDARFELHMKKAKVGYD from the coding sequence ATGTATCTGACTCAAATGGACAAAACCTCGACCAACTGCCGGTTTTACCGTATTGACTTGCTTCCCGGTCTGTTTGGCGACTGGGCGTTGGTGCGGGAATGGGGTCGCGTTGGCAGCGCGGGGCAGACGCGGACAGATTGGTTTGACGACGAGGCCCAAGCCAAAGATGCGCGTTTTGAGCTGCATATGAAAAAGGCCAAAGTCGGCTACGATTAA
- a CDS encoding DeoR/GlpR family DNA-binding transcription regulator — protein MVANFRQKEILDLARKEGKVTVDGLAEFYDVTVQTIRRDLSDLAQSGRLERVHGGAVIPSGVVNIVYEERRRLNEVGKKSIALACARAIPDGASVFMNIGTTTEAVARELLDHENLLVVTNNLNIANILAQNHSCEIILAGGVLRRADGGIVGGLTVDMVKQFKFDYSVLGCSAIDADGDLLDFDGQEVMVSGTAIGRSRKVMIVADQHKFTRKAPLTICSLRDVDILFTDGKLSPTLTANCDSWGTQVVTS, from the coding sequence ATGGTCGCAAATTTCAGGCAGAAAGAGATCCTTGATCTGGCTCGCAAGGAAGGCAAGGTCACCGTGGACGGGCTGGCTGAATTTTACGATGTGACGGTGCAAACCATCCGGCGCGACCTATCCGATCTGGCACAAAGCGGGCGGCTTGAGCGGGTCCATGGCGGCGCGGTGATCCCTTCGGGCGTGGTCAATATCGTCTATGAGGAACGCCGCCGCTTGAACGAAGTGGGCAAGAAATCCATCGCATTGGCCTGTGCGCGGGCGATACCGGACGGGGCATCTGTTTTCATGAACATCGGCACCACCACCGAAGCGGTGGCGCGCGAATTACTGGACCATGAAAACCTTTTGGTGGTGACCAACAACCTGAACATTGCAAACATCCTTGCACAGAACCACAGCTGCGAAATCATTCTGGCGGGCGGCGTTTTACGCCGTGCCGATGGCGGTATCGTGGGCGGACTGACTGTCGATATGGTCAAGCAATTCAAGTTTGACTACTCGGTTCTGGGGTGTTCCGCCATTGATGCAGACGGTGATCTGCTGGATTTTGACGGGCAGGAAGTCATGGTCAGCGGCACCGCCATCGGGCGGTCACGCAAGGTGATGATCGTGGCGGACCAGCATAAATTTACCCGCAAGGCACCGCTGACCATCTGCTCGCTGCGCGATGTGGATATTTTGTTCACCGATGGCAAACTCTCCCCGACCCTGACCGCGAATTGCGACAGCTGGGGCACACAGGTGGTGACCTCTTGA
- the glpD gene encoding glycerol-3-phosphate dehydrogenase yields the protein MRGASLDQRENHDTVDLFVIGGGINGCGIARDAVGRGFSVELAEMNDLASATSSASTKLFHGGLRYLEYWEVRLVREALIERETLLRAMPHISWPMRFVLPYHKDMRFEGDTPTSKVLSFVMPWMRGRRPAWLVRLGLFMYDNLGGRKILKGTTSINLAGIPEGAPLQDRFEKAYEYSDCWIEDSRLVVLNARDAQARGARINVRTKVVSAEQVDGLWQITLEGKDTGEQRIVTARMLVNAGGPWVEDVIRNAVRINSSEGVRLVRGSHIVTRKLYDHDKCYFFQGTDGRIIFTIPYETDFTLIGTTDAEHTDVATKPVCTPEEQDYLIDFASKYLKTAVSKDDIVWTYSGVRPLYDDGATSATAATRDYVLTLDQSAGAPILNVFGGKITTYRRLAESALEKITPFFEKDVQPWTAGVPLPGGDFPVDGVAALIAQLRAQYPFLDDRWASRLIKAYGKDAYDVLGEAKTAEDLGQNFGANLTEFEVLWLIENEFARSAEDIVWRRSKLGLRMSAQEIKLLDDWMAQALGAARQTENGGA from the coding sequence ATGCGGGGGGCTTCATTGGACCAGCGTGAAAATCACGATACTGTAGACCTGTTTGTCATCGGCGGCGGCATCAACGGATGTGGCATTGCGCGTGATGCGGTTGGTCGTGGGTTCAGTGTTGAGCTGGCCGAAATGAACGATCTGGCTTCTGCCACCTCCTCGGCCTCGACCAAGCTGTTTCATGGCGGGCTGCGCTATCTTGAGTATTGGGAAGTCCGCCTTGTGCGCGAGGCGCTGATTGAACGTGAAACCCTGTTGCGGGCGATGCCGCATATTTCATGGCCGATGCGTTTTGTTCTACCCTACCACAAGGACATGCGCTTTGAGGGCGACACGCCAACCTCGAAAGTCCTGAGCTTTGTCATGCCCTGGATGCGCGGACGTCGTCCCGCGTGGTTGGTGCGGCTTGGGCTGTTCATGTACGACAATCTGGGCGGGCGCAAAATCCTCAAAGGAACAACCTCGATCAACCTGGCGGGCATACCCGAAGGTGCGCCGCTGCAAGACCGCTTTGAAAAAGCCTATGAGTACTCCGACTGCTGGATTGAAGACAGCCGTTTGGTGGTGCTGAACGCGCGTGATGCACAGGCCCGTGGTGCACGGATCAACGTGCGCACCAAAGTTGTCTCGGCTGAGCAAGTCGATGGCCTCTGGCAGATCACGCTTGAGGGGAAGGATACTGGCGAACAGCGGATCGTCACGGCCCGTATGCTGGTCAATGCAGGTGGCCCATGGGTTGAAGATGTGATCCGCAACGCTGTGCGCATCAATTCATCCGAAGGCGTGCGTTTGGTGCGGGGCAGCCATATTGTGACCCGCAAGCTTTATGATCACGACAAATGCTATTTCTTTCAGGGCACTGACGGGCGGATCATTTTCACAATCCCTTACGAGACTGACTTTACCCTGATCGGCACCACTGATGCAGAGCACACGGATGTCGCAACCAAACCAGTTTGCACGCCAGAGGAACAGGATTACCTGATTGATTTTGCATCGAAATATTTGAAGACGGCAGTCAGTAAGGATGACATTGTCTGGACCTATTCCGGTGTGCGCCCGCTCTATGATGATGGCGCAACTTCGGCCACGGCAGCGACGCGTGATTATGTGCTGACATTGGATCAGTCAGCAGGCGCGCCAATTCTGAATGTGTTTGGTGGCAAGATCACCACCTATCGCCGCTTGGCCGAAAGTGCCTTGGAAAAGATCACACCGTTCTTTGAAAAGGACGTTCAGCCCTGGACCGCGGGTGTGCCTTTGCCCGGTGGGGATTTCCCTGTGGATGGTGTTGCGGCACTGATTGCGCAGCTTAGGGCGCAATATCCGTTTCTGGACGACCGTTGGGCCAGCAGGTTGATCAAAGCCTATGGCAAAGACGCTTACGATGTGCTGGGCGAGGCGAAAACCGCCGAGGATCTGGGGCAGAACTTTGGTGCCAACCTGACAGAATTCGAAGTGCTATGGCTGATCGAAAATGAATTCGCGCGGAGCGCCGAAGACATCGTTTGGCGGCGTTCGAAACTGGGTCTTCGGATGAGTGCACAGGAAATTAAACTGCTGGATGACTGGATGGCGCAGGCATTGGGTGCCGCCCGTCAAACAGAAAATGGGGGTGCGTAA
- a CDS encoding ABC transporter ATP-binding protein yields MSLVLENVSTVMNGQTLIYPTDLDLSSGTMNVLLGPTSAGKTSLMRLMAGLDVPNSGRIFWDGKDVTGMRVQDRGVAMVYQQFINYPSMNVYDNIASPMRLLGKTADEIDKAVRSAADLMKLTPFLDRKPLELSGGQQQRCALARALVKDAGLVLLDEPLANLDYKLREELRAEIPKIFEEAGSIFVYATTEPEEALLLGGNTATMWEGRITQFDKTPVVYRQPVDATTARVFSDPPMNFLEVRKSGESLSFGDGQSAPALGAFAGLADGVFLAGFRPNHLELDRPGADAMTFNATLQVTEITGSETFVHLDHHGDTWVGLIHGVKNLKIGAPLQVYLDPKHIYIFAQDGTSVAPASYATAA; encoded by the coding sequence ATGTCACTTGTCCTTGAAAACGTATCCACGGTTATGAACGGGCAGACCCTGATCTATCCTACGGATCTGGATCTGTCTTCGGGCACGATGAACGTGCTGCTTGGGCCGACATCCGCCGGGAAAACATCACTGATGCGTCTGATGGCGGGGCTGGATGTGCCAAACAGCGGGCGCATTTTCTGGGACGGCAAGGATGTGACCGGCATGCGGGTGCAGGACCGGGGCGTGGCGATGGTGTATCAGCAATTCATCAATTACCCGTCGATGAACGTCTATGATAACATCGCCAGCCCGATGCGCCTGCTGGGCAAGACGGCGGATGAAATTGACAAGGCAGTGCGCAGCGCGGCTGACCTGATGAAACTTACCCCGTTTCTGGATCGCAAACCGCTGGAGCTTTCTGGTGGGCAGCAACAGCGCTGTGCGCTGGCGCGGGCGTTGGTCAAGGATGCGGGGCTGGTGTTGCTGGATGAACCGTTGGCGAACCTCGATTACAAGCTGCGTGAAGAATTGCGTGCCGAAATTCCCAAGATTTTCGAGGAAGCCGGTTCAATCTTTGTTTACGCCACCACAGAGCCGGAAGAGGCGCTGCTGTTGGGCGGTAACACTGCCACCATGTGGGAGGGGCGCATCACCCAGTTTGACAAAACACCGGTTGTTTATCGACAGCCGGTTGATGCGACCACCGCGCGGGTGTTTTCCGACCCGCCGATGAATTTTCTGGAAGTGCGCAAATCTGGCGAATCCCTGTCATTTGGGGATGGGCAAAGCGCCCCCGCTTTGGGTGCTTTTGCAGGTCTGGCCGACGGCGTTTTCCTTGCGGGGTTCCGGCCGAACCACCTTGAACTGGACCGGCCCGGTGCCGACGCGATGACGTTCAACGCAACCTTGCAGGTGACGGAAATCACCGGTTCGGAAACCTTTGTACATCTTGATCACCATGGTGACACTTGGGTGGGGCTGATCCACGGGGTGAAGAACCTGAAAATCGGGGCACCGCTACAGGTCTATCTGGACCCGAAACATATCTACATTTTTGCACAAGACGGCACATCGGTTGCGCCTGCGTCTTATGCGACGGCGGCCTGA
- a CDS encoding ABC transporter ATP-binding protein — MAKITLENLAHSYLPNPKGEDDFALKELNHDWVDGEAYALLGASGCGKSTLLNIISGLLHPSQGRILFNDRDVTMAPTTERNIAQVFQFPVVYDTMTVRDNLAFPLRNRGADPAYIKERVQQIAAMIGMEDTLNHKARGLTADAKQKISLGRGMVREDVNALLFDEPLTVIDPHMKWELRTQLKSLHHEFGHTMIYVTHDQTEALTFADKVVVMYDGRVVQMGTPQELFETPEHTFVGYFIGSPGMNVLDAEVTGDKAVLAGTQIDLGKGFGPLTGKVELGVRPEFTTLASGDQGLPVTIKRVEDVGRHKIVRADFNGTEVNVLAPEGAEISPDMNRVVFDPAGVNVYSDSWRVAPKGA, encoded by the coding sequence ATGGCAAAAATCACCCTCGAAAACCTGGCGCATTCCTATCTGCCCAACCCTAAAGGCGAAGACGATTTTGCGCTGAAAGAGCTGAATCATGATTGGGTGGATGGCGAAGCCTATGCGTTGCTTGGGGCGTCAGGCTGTGGAAAATCCACGCTGCTGAACATCATTTCCGGTCTGCTGCACCCGTCGCAGGGCCGTATCCTGTTTAACGATCGCGACGTGACGATGGCCCCGACAACCGAGCGCAACATCGCGCAGGTTTTCCAGTTTCCGGTGGTCTATGACACGATGACGGTGCGCGACAATCTGGCCTTTCCGCTGCGCAATCGCGGCGCTGATCCGGCCTATATCAAAGAGCGCGTGCAGCAGATCGCAGCGATGATCGGCATGGAAGACACCCTGAACCACAAGGCGCGGGGGCTGACGGCGGATGCGAAACAGAAAATCTCGCTGGGCCGTGGTATGGTGCGCGAAGATGTGAACGCGCTGCTGTTTGATGAGCCGCTGACGGTGATCGACCCGCATATGAAATGGGAGCTGCGCACACAGCTGAAATCCCTGCATCACGAATTTGGTCACACGATGATCTATGTGACCCATGACCAGACCGAGGCGCTGACTTTTGCCGATAAGGTGGTGGTGATGTATGATGGCCGTGTGGTGCAAATGGGCACACCGCAGGAATTGTTCGAGACGCCGGAACATACTTTTGTCGGCTATTTCATTGGCTCGCCGGGCATGAACGTGCTGGACGCAGAAGTGACCGGTGACAAGGCGGTACTGGCGGGCACTCAGATTGATCTGGGCAAAGGTTTTGGTCCGCTTACAGGCAAGGTTGAGCTGGGCGTGCGCCCTGAATTTACGACACTTGCATCCGGTGATCAGGGGTTACCGGTCACGATCAAACGGGTGGAAGACGTGGGCCGCCATAAGATTGTGCGCGCTGATTTCAACGGCACAGAGGTGAATGTCCTTGCGCCGGAAGGTGCCGAAATTTCGCCCGATATGAACCGTGTGGTTTTTGATCCGGCGGGTGTGAACGTTTATTCCGACAGCTGGCGCGTCGCGCCAAAGGGGGCTTGA